A single genomic interval of Lacrimispora sphenoides JCM 1415 harbors:
- a CDS encoding threonine/serine exporter family protein, protein MNDKLLVETAVLAGEIMLVSGAEIYRVENTIDHILRKAGRNTAEAIVFSTGIFASLNDPAIEAITVARRVTVRSTNLNRVYLVNDVSRMLCEDRLTVEEAYGRLKEIQDSVQYGRRLKDIGVMGVAVFFTLLLGGGARDCLAAAVTGISLAAAMEVSARIRLNDFCANGFCAFLIAITTLFMGQWLMPGIKSDIIIIGAIMPLVPGVIFTTAIRDTLNGDYASGTARIMEAVVIALAVAAGVGAGMGLFQWMTGGLSW, encoded by the coding sequence ATGAATGATAAGCTGCTTGTGGAAACTGCGGTTCTGGCAGGTGAGATTATGCTGGTAAGCGGTGCGGAAATTTACCGGGTGGAGAATACCATTGACCACATTTTACGAAAGGCAGGCAGGAATACTGCGGAAGCCATCGTTTTTTCTACAGGGATTTTTGCGTCCCTTAATGACCCCGCCATTGAGGCAATAACGGTAGCGAGAAGGGTTACGGTAAGATCCACCAACTTAAACAGAGTTTACCTGGTCAATGATGTTTCCAGAATGTTGTGTGAGGACCGCTTGACGGTGGAGGAAGCCTATGGCAGACTGAAGGAGATACAGGATTCGGTTCAGTACGGCAGGAGGCTAAAGGATATTGGAGTCATGGGCGTGGCAGTATTTTTTACTCTGCTATTAGGCGGAGGGGCAAGAGACTGCCTGGCGGCGGCTGTGACCGGAATATCCTTAGCAGCAGCCATGGAGGTCTCCGCAAGAATCAGGCTCAATGATTTCTGTGCCAACGGGTTTTGCGCATTCTTAATTGCAATTACCACCCTTTTTATGGGACAGTGGCTTATGCCGGGAATCAAAAGTGACATCATCATTATCGGAGCAATCATGCCTCTGGTTCCCGGTGTTATATTTACTACGGCGATCCGGGATACCTTAAATGGTGACTATGCTTCAGGAACGGCAAGGATCATGGAGGCGGTAGTGATTGCACTTGCAGTGGCTGCAGGCGTGGGAGCAGGCATGGGCTTATTTCAGTGGATGACAGGAGGGCTGTCATGGTAG
- a CDS encoding threonine/serine exporter family protein, with amino-acid sequence MVVQTIGAFLAVISFSLILELPKKHVVLAGGIGAASWLVYLLVQASSGSVIAAAFLSSLLVALTSHIFARMFKAPVTVFLVAGILPSVPGTSIYRSVSYVIANNPELSSHYLVETLQVSGAIAMAIFIMDSLFRLGQKR; translated from the coding sequence ATGGTAGTACAGACGATAGGGGCCTTTCTGGCGGTAATCAGCTTTTCATTAATATTGGAGCTTCCCAAAAAGCATGTGGTTCTGGCAGGAGGAATCGGCGCAGCCAGCTGGCTTGTCTATCTTTTGGTGCAAGCCTCATCCGGTTCTGTTATAGCTGCTGCTTTTTTATCCAGTCTGCTGGTGGCTTTAACCAGCCACATCTTTGCACGGATGTTTAAAGCTCCGGTCACGGTGTTCCTGGTTGCAGGCATCCTGCCGTCGGTTCCGGGAACATCCATTTACCGGAGCGTATCCTATGTGATCGCAAACAACCCGGAGCTTTCCAGTCATTATCTGGTGGAAACACTACAGGTTTCAGGCGCCATAGCAATGGCTATTTTTATTATGGATTCTTTGTTCCGATTGGGGCAGAAGAGGTGA
- a CDS encoding DUF5688 family protein, which translates to MVYETFLETIRHSLKERLGPEFTLTLQPITKNNGLILHGLCIGKAGERAAPTIYLNHFYESYQKGRPFHAILDDIMALYQNSPLPGELPIEEFLSQEQIMEKIIFRLINEPANRELLKEVPHISYPELDLSITFYLSLQRDEDSHLTALIHNRHQKAWNRSTEELYSAAKSNTPRLFPARIRSLPEAIKDIVKKSSERGMNEESLEEFFDTAPLSPPMYVLSNSSGLNGAGCLLYEGILKDFASCIGSDLIILPSSIHEVLIIPYSKDISFDELAETVFSINQEEVPEEDRLSNHIYFYSGSSDKLSIAFTSSAPIGTKNP; encoded by the coding sequence ATGGTATACGAAACATTTCTGGAAACGATCAGGCATTCCCTGAAAGAAAGGCTGGGGCCGGAATTTACCCTGACGCTCCAGCCCATCACCAAGAACAACGGGCTTATCCTGCATGGGCTTTGCATTGGAAAAGCCGGAGAACGGGCAGCCCCCACCATCTATTTAAACCATTTCTATGAATCCTACCAAAAGGGCAGGCCTTTTCATGCCATCCTTGATGACATCATGGCTCTTTACCAAAACAGCCCCCTGCCAGGTGAACTTCCCATTGAAGAATTCCTGTCGCAGGAACAGATCATGGAAAAGATCATCTTCCGGCTGATCAACGAACCAGCCAACCGGGAACTGTTAAAAGAAGTCCCCCATATTTCCTATCCGGAACTGGATCTTTCTATTACATTCTACCTTTCCCTTCAAAGAGACGAAGACAGTCACCTTACCGCTCTCATCCACAACCGCCATCAAAAAGCCTGGAACCGGTCAACGGAAGAATTGTACTCAGCAGCCAAGTCAAATACGCCCCGCCTTTTTCCAGCCCGTATCCGCTCTCTTCCCGAAGCCATTAAGGACATAGTGAAAAAATCGTCCGAACGTGGAATGAACGAAGAATCCCTGGAAGAATTCTTTGATACCGCGCCACTGTCTCCTCCGATGTACGTACTGTCCAATTCCTCCGGATTAAATGGAGCCGGCTGTCTGCTTTATGAAGGCATATTAAAAGACTTCGCATCATGCATCGGCAGCGATTTAATCATACTGCCTTCAAGCATTCACGAAGTCCTCATTATTCCATATAGTAAAGATATTTCTTTTGATGAATTAGCAGAAACCGTTTTCTCCATTAACCAGGAAGAAGTACCAGAAGAAGACCGTCTTTCCAATCACATCTATTTCTATTCCGGAAGCAGCGATAAGCTGTCTATCGCATTCACCTCTTCTGCCCCAATCGGAACAAAGAATCCATAA
- a CDS encoding type 1 glutamine amidotransferase family protein, producing the protein MIKNEILVLLTHQWCDWEASYVIAVVNSFSDYVVKTIAIDVLPKISMGGIRACIDYSLENYHTYEKLAMVILPGGLSWEENDYDEIKGFVKVLKEKNISIAAICGATYFLCKHGFLDCVKHTGDSLDLFKSAKGYKGEDLYVSAQVVVDCGFITANETAAVEFAYEIFKILKVDSNEEMSQWFDNFKNGAIR; encoded by the coding sequence ATGATCAAAAATGAAATTCTTGTCTTATTAACTCATCAATGGTGCGATTGGGAAGCAAGTTATGTTATTGCCGTAGTGAATTCTTTTTCTGATTATGTGGTAAAAACTATTGCCATTGATGTCTTACCCAAAATATCAATGGGAGGTATCAGGGCCTGTATTGATTATAGTTTAGAAAATTATCATACATATGAAAAGCTTGCTATGGTAATTTTACCAGGAGGTCTTTCTTGGGAAGAAAACGATTATGATGAAATAAAAGGATTCGTGAAAGTACTCAAAGAAAAGAATATTTCTATTGCAGCAATATGTGGCGCGACCTATTTCTTGTGTAAACACGGCTTTCTAGATTGTGTTAAGCATACAGGAGATTCCTTAGATCTCTTTAAGAGTGCTAAGGGATACAAAGGAGAAGACTTATATGTTTCTGCTCAAGTGGTGGTGGATTGCGGTTTTATTACTGCAAATGAAACTGCAGCTGTGGAATTTGCTTATGAAATCTTCAAAATTCTTAAAGTTGATAGTAACGAGGAAATGAGTCAATGGTTTGACAATTTTAAAAATGGGGCTATTCGGTAG
- a CDS encoding esterase/lipase family protein, with the protein MKKNLKKATIMLLVFSMTLTNFSMIVRADEPMAHETEGNDAEETIRIPTLEDIDYLIESAEEVKSEEDINKMPPLKFPVEFPEVSTRSFIGGNSYPIVLVHGFMGFGREELLGYKYWGGVVDLQEKLNASGHETYTATVGPVSSNWDRACELYAYIVGGTVDYGEAHAKEFKHNRYGRTFPGLYKNISNENKIHLIGHSMGGQTIRTLTQLLSEGSEGEINCGQENVSPLFEGGKHWIHSVSTISTPNDGTTLSDLMPSKDLISYTFGVLGTITGKNNLFSSTYDLKLDQWGLKKQAGESQRDYIKKVLESNIWNSTKDIATYDLSTEGAQELNAWVKAQSDVYYFSWTTQATTESILTGHSIAQIGPMNPVFYPTANLMGKYTRKQKDLPIIDKKWFPNDGVVNCISQDGPKLGSNDVIEQYNGGIKIGQWNAMPRIINTDHMDIVGTFGNVKDWYMDYARFLSNLSR; encoded by the coding sequence ATGAAAAAGAATTTAAAAAAAGCAACTATTATGTTATTAGTATTTTCTATGACACTAACAAATTTTTCAATGATTGTAAGAGCAGATGAACCAATGGCACATGAAACAGAAGGAAATGATGCAGAGGAGACAATAAGAATACCTACATTAGAAGATATAGACTATTTAATAGAATCGGCAGAAGAAGTTAAAAGTGAAGAAGATATAAATAAAATGCCTCCATTAAAGTTTCCGGTAGAATTTCCAGAAGTTAGCACCAGGAGTTTTATAGGGGGAAATAGTTATCCAATTGTATTGGTTCATGGCTTTATGGGCTTTGGAAGGGAAGAATTATTAGGATATAAATATTGGGGTGGAGTAGTTGATCTCCAAGAAAAGTTAAATGCCTCAGGGCACGAGACCTATACCGCAACAGTAGGTCCGGTATCCAGTAACTGGGATAGAGCTTGTGAACTTTACGCTTATATAGTAGGTGGAACAGTAGATTATGGAGAAGCTCATGCAAAAGAATTTAAACATAATAGATATGGAAGGACATTTCCAGGCTTATATAAAAATATAAGCAATGAAAATAAAATACATTTAATAGGTCATAGTATGGGCGGACAAACCATACGTACACTTACACAGTTGTTAAGTGAAGGAAGCGAAGGGGAGATAAATTGCGGACAAGAAAATGTTTCACCATTGTTTGAAGGTGGAAAGCATTGGATCCATAGTGTTAGTACCATATCGACACCGAATGATGGTACAACTTTATCAGATCTAATGCCATCAAAAGATTTAATAAGTTATACATTTGGTGTATTAGGAACAATAACCGGTAAAAACAACTTATTTAGCTCAACATATGATTTAAAATTAGATCAATGGGGATTAAAAAAGCAGGCTGGAGAATCTCAACGTGATTATATAAAAAAGGTTTTAGAAAGCAATATCTGGAATAGTACAAAGGATATAGCAACTTATGATTTATCCACAGAAGGTGCACAAGAGCTTAATGCATGGGTAAAAGCTCAGTCAGATGTATATTATTTTTCCTGGACAACGCAGGCAACTACAGAATCGATACTTACAGGTCATTCTATAGCACAAATTGGCCCAATGAATCCTGTATTTTATCCAACAGCAAACTTAATGGGAAAATATACACGTAAACAAAAAGATCTTCCTATCATTGATAAAAAATGGTTCCCAAATGATGGGGTTGTAAATTGTATTAGCCAAGATGGACCTAAGTTAGGGTCTAATGATGTTATTGAACAATACAATGGTGGTATAAAAATAGGACAATGGAATGCAATGCCAAGAATCATAAATACAGATCATATGGACATAGTAGGTACATTTGGCAACGTTAAAGACTGGTATATGGATTATGCAAGATTTTTAAGTAATTTGTCAAGATAA
- a CDS encoding helix-turn-helix domain-containing protein, whose protein sequence is MYYNKADLQEIFGFGRDKMKKFLDKGILPTVQVNKDYMITKEALDDWFKKNSGKAIKI, encoded by the coding sequence ATGTATTACAACAAAGCTGATCTACAGGAAATTTTTGGCTTTGGAAGGGATAAGATGAAAAAGTTTTTAGACAAAGGAATTCTGCCAACGGTACAAGTAAACAAGGATTACATGATTACAAAAGAAGCTCTTGATGATTGGTTCAAGAAAAATTCTGGAAAAGCTATTAAAATCTGA